From Cydia splendana chromosome 4, ilCydSple1.2, whole genome shotgun sequence, one genomic window encodes:
- the LOC134790104 gene encoding zinc finger protein OZF-like, producing the protein MEKLNNSCRACLSTSESFTYFLYENISPEVYWFCTSLEVKQDALPKSICNNCYGLLTKFSEFKKLCIQSDNILYNIFIKSVPENKNYLNLKSELEGNEYEENLESNVFVKNEDLGDIDDIETDLCNDVYEEDRHETGYTHKTKNHKTVTRKKYAKPVSKLKKTRKKLEFTCELCYKKFGFKERFEAHMLEHEGKTTSIFCAPCNKTFTTWGGLKRHNDCEHTRLSLDQLTCKLCSKVFKSPRTLAIHRATHGERKLRICDVCGKGFKSNLTLKAHLETHIENRERRYTCQHCGKKFLSKKTCASHAARRHSERRYICHHCNYPFTDKSNLAKHIMIHEGKQLLHKCDLCLKTFAAHSSLVIHKRIHTGEKPFACNFCPKSFSNKRMLVDHHRIHTGEKPHKCAVCDQSFTQRGTMKRHMKVHERICT; encoded by the exons ATGGAGAAATTGAATAATAGCTGCCGTGCTTGCCTATCGACGTCGGAATCCTTCACGTactttttatatgaaaacattTCACCCGAAGTCTATTGGTTTTGCACTTCCCTTGAG GTAAAGCAAGATGCACTTCCTAAATCAATTTGCAACAATTGTTATGGTTTACTCACAAAATTTTCAGAGTTTAAAAAGCTATGTATACAATcggataatatattatataatatttttattaaaagtgtCCCCGAAAACAagaattatcttaatttaaaatCAGAACTTGAAGGGAATGAATATGAAGAAAACCTTGAAAGTAATGTATTTGTCAAGAATGAAGATTTGGGtgatatag ATGATATAGAAACAGATTTGTGCAATGATGTTTATGAAGAAGATAGACATGAAACAGGTTATACACacaaaacaaa aaATCATAAGACAGTAACTAGAAAGAAATATGCAAAGCCGGTATCAAAATTAAAGAAGACAAGAAAAAAGTTAGAATTCACATGTGAATTGTGCTACAAAAAGTTTGGCTTTAAAGAGCGGTTTGAAGCTCACATGCTGGAGCATGAAGGAAAAACA ACTTCAATATTCTGTGCACCATGCAACAAAACATTCACAACCTGGGGAGGTTTGAAGCGGCACAATGACTGTGAACATACGAGGCTGTCCCTCGACCAGCTGACCTGCAAGTTGTGCTCcaaggtttttaagagcccccGCACACTGGCAATACATCGCGCAACCCATGGGGAGAGGAAGCTAAGGATATGCGACGTTTGTGGAAAGGGGTTTAAAAGTAATTTGACTTTGAAG GCTCACCTAGAAACACACATAGAAAACCGCGAGCGTCGCTACACCTGCCAACACTGCGGCAAGAAGTTTCTCAGCAAAAAGACCTGCGCATCCCACGCCGCGCGCCGCCACAGCGAGCGCCGTTACATCTGTCACCACTGCAACTACCCCTTCACCGACAAAAGTAACCTCGCCAAACACATAATGATACACGAAGGAAAACAACTCCTACATAAATGCGACTTATGTCTCAAGACCTTCGCAGCACATTCGTCTCTAGTCATCCACAAAAGGATACATACTGGGGAAAAGCCATTCGCGTGCAACTTTTGCCCAAAGAGCTTTTCTAATAAACGAATGCTAGTGGACCATCATAGGATACATACGGGTGAAAAGCCGCATAAGTGTGCGGTGTGTGACCAGAGCTTTACGCAGCGCGGGACTATGAAACGACATATGAAGGTGCATGAAAGGATATGTACGTAA
- the LOC134790182 gene encoding zinc finger protein OZF-like encodes MEQWTNSCRACLGRAECFSHFIYEHISPEQYFYCTSIEVKYEDGLPKALCDHCYIFINEFIEFKSRCVQSENKLHTLLLKEEISLKLEIKDTSEDVAVTQNMRGDELIALETTYNVKIEIEDAKEEAEEILSDSHNDDAQKNIENHVEATSASSVKLIKSPKRRIKAKNPMNYNCERCNRKFSSEKRLENHMIICPHKEGKGEFIECNICHKTYKGASSLRCHIKSCHTDYTFKDLTCQICFKVFSSPHTLSSHKRTHEQKWQRVCEECGKVFKNTATYKHHLDTHVKNRERNYPCEYCGKKFINKKVCGSHILIRHRNRQYICDYCGYVFSEKAYLKQHIMRHEGRNPLYQCDVCLQSLTSKPSLKAHKRMHTGEKPYSCKYCSKAFAGKLGLEEHERNHTGEKPFECFVCGMKFSRRNSMRRHMKVHKIVTVKQKNLNK; translated from the exons ATGGAACAGTGGACGAATTCATGCCGTGCTTGTCTCGGAAGAGCCGAGTGTTTCTCTCATTTTATTTACGAACACATAAGTCCTGaacagtatttttattgtacatCAATCGAG GTAAAATACGAAGACGGACTTCCAAAGGCTTTATGTGACcattgttacatatttattaatgaGTTTATAGAATTCAAATCAAGATGTGTTCAGTCAGAAAACAAATTACATACATTGTTGTTAAAAGAAGAAATTTCTTTGAAATTAGAAATAAAAGATACATCTGAGGATGTGGCAGTGACACAGAATATGAGAGGTGACGAGCTTATTGCTCTAGAAACAACATACAATGTAAAAATTGAAATAGAAGATGCTAAAGAAGAAGCGGAAGAAATATTAAGTGACAGCCATAATGATG ATGCACAGAAGAATATTGAAAACCATGTTGAGGCAACCAGTGCAag TTCAGTAAAACTTATCAAGTCACCCAAAAGGAGAATAAAAGCAAAAAACCCAATGAATTACAATTGCGAGCGCTGTAATAGGAAATTTTCATCTGAAAAACGGCTGGAGAACCATATGATAATATGTCCTCATAAAGAAGGAAAAGGGGAATTT ATAGAGTGTAATATATGCCACAAAACCTACAAGGGTGCTTCAAGCCTCCGCTGCCACATAAAGTCCTGTCACACTGACTATACTTTCAAGGATTTGACATGCCAGATTTGCTTTAAAGTATTCAGTAGCCCCCACACTCTCAGCAGTCATAAGAGAACTCACGAGCAAAAATGGCAGCGAGTCTGCGAAGAGTGTGGAAAGGTGTTTAAGAACACTGCTACATATAAG CACCACTTAGACACGCACGTCAAGAACCGCGAACGCAACTATCCCTGCGAGTACTGTGGCAAAAAATTCATCAATAAGAAGGTCTGCGGCAGTCACATCCTAATACGCCACAGGAACAGACAGTACATATGCGATTACTGTGGTTATGTGTTCTCAGAGAAAGCTTACCTTAAACAGCACATTATGCGTCACGAAGGAAGAAATCCTTTGTACCAATGTGACGTATGTTTACAGTCTTTAACGTCCAAACCATCTCTAAAGGCCCACAAAAGAATGCACACTGGCGAGAAACCTTACAGCTGCAAGTATTGCTCGAAGGCGTTTGCTGGCAAACTGGGGTTGGAGGAACATGAACGGAACCACACTGGGGAAAAACCTTTTGAGTGTTTTGTGTGTGGAATGAAGTTCTCTAGACGGAATTCTATGAGGCGGCATATGAAGGTGCATAAGATTGTAACTGTAAAGCAGAAAAATCTaaacaaataa
- the LOC134789544 gene encoding oocyte zinc finger protein XlCOF6.1-like encodes MEEALDLQNVCRACLANGEPLKDLFSVCSSEVFKYCTSVEISESDPLPKLICQSCLDLLNQLYYFKQVVSRSNSILRQQLKVKDEGQSAENNINDELAEQGLQEASSSSPESSEPYEEAPKKRKRRVYRKTTELSCKRDRMKCVKCDKRFQKYETLEAHMRSHFGKKPDIKCSECDKTFLTFRSLTSHSRTHSGVRKYQCLTCGKDFAYLNVLKNHELIHAGIKKHACHLCDAKFVQAHNLKMHIETHKNERNYGCYQCGKKFAQPGNLKIHLIRHTGIKNYACTQCDMKFYIKADLVKHMRSHSTEKPFSCQLCDKTFKSRSFMAIHMRTHTGERPYACDLCPKKFMARKDLRNHRMIHTGEKPHKCQLCSQAFIQKCALNRHMKGHMRDERPTIPDHAPLAVTYEWRNDA; translated from the exons ATTTCTGAAAGTGATCCATTGCCGAAACTAATATGCCAATCCTGTCTAGACTTATTAAACCAGCTGTATTACTTCAAACAAGTGGTTTCCAGGTCCAATTCTATACTGAGGCAACAGTTAAAG gtGAAGGATGAAGGGCAATCTGcggaaaataatataaatgatgAGCTAGCCGAGCAGGGCCTTCAAGAAGCCTCGTCATCAAGTCCTGAGTCTAGTGAACCATATGAGGAAGCACCCAAAAA GAGGAAAAGACGAGTCTACAGAAAAACTACAGAACTATCGTGCAAAAGGGACCGCATGAAATGTGTTAAATGTGACAAGAGATTCCAAAAGTATGAGACCTTGGAGGCTCACATGCGGAGCCACTTTGGAAAGAAG CCAGACATCAAATGCAGCGAATGTGACAAGACATTCCTCACGTTCCGGAGCCTCACCAGCCACTCCCGAACCCACTCCGGAGTCAGGAAGTACCAGTGCTTGACCTGCGGCAAGGACTTCGCTTACCTCAACGTGCTGAAGAATCACGAGTTGATACATGCTGGCATTAAGAAGCATGCGTGCCATTTGTGTGATGCTAAATTTGTGCAGGCGCATAATTTGAAG ATGCACATCGAAACGCACAAGAACGAGAGGAACTACGGGTGTTACCAGTGCGGCAAAAAGTTCGCGCAGCCCGGCAACCTCAAGATACATCTCATACGGCACACGGGCATCAAAAACTACGCCTGCACACAGTGTGACATGAAATTCTACATCAAG GCAGATCTAGTAAAGCATATGCGGTCTCACTCCACCGAGAAGCCGTTCTCATGTCAACTGTGCGACAAGACCTTCAAAAGTAGGAGTTTCATGGCAATACACATGAGGACTCATACAG GCGAGCGCCCATACGCCTGCGACCTATGCCCCAAGAAGTTCATGGCCCGCAAGGACCTCCGCAACCACCGCATGATACACACCGGCGAGAAGCCCCACAAGTGCCAACTCTGCTCCCAGGCCTTCATACAGAAATGTGCTTTGAACAGACACATGAAGGGACATATGAGGGACGAGAGACCAACTATACCAGATCATGCGCCGCTAGCTGTCACTTATGAGTGGAGAAACGATGCGTGA